CCTTTGCTAACTTCTTATAAAGACTAGTAACGGTATGCTTGTTGGTACACAAATTTTTTGTGAGGgcaattttttaattgactCCGTCAAGGCTATCAGTTCACATGATGGGGTTACCGTACAACCACAACTACACCTCTATATTCTGAAATCTAAAGGTCAAAAGTGATAACACATAAAACCTTTTGTTCGTGTTGTTAACGCTAAACTAAAGTTAATTTGTAGCATTGCATCTATTTATAGTATTCCAAATCTGCAAAAGTTTTAAATATGGTTTTAGTTCTACAATACGGTAGAAAGATGAGTACTAAGATCATATATGTTTTGAACACATTTGTTATCAGCAACTCCATTGAAGAATGAACATAGCAAACACATGAACCCGTCTCTATGTATAAAGAATATGTATGTACGTGAGCATGTACGAATTTCTGTAAGTACAGATACTTACATGCACAGTACGCATTTGATGCAAATCCGCAAGAGCTTTTTGCCTCGACTGCCAAGGAAGTACAAAAAGattttagtgaataattaaaGAAGAATAATATAGCTCCACCAAAAGCAACATTAAGGCTTAGACAATTAAATCCAAGAAACAGAAGACCAATGCACAGAAAAATCTTGACTACAAATTCTGGAGGCTTCCAGCCTTTCTTTCAATGCAAACCATGCAAAAAGTCATGCACAGGTGTCGTCCACCTGCCTATTACTGTTTACACAACATATTCTATGAAAATTGTAATAAAGGCCAGCGAGTATTGAAAGAAATTGTCAAGAACTAAGCTTTCAGAAAATTAGGCTCTTCATTGGTCATTGGCCAGCCAGATATAAAGACACGAGATAAAGAGttcactgaaaaaaaaaaaattacatgcCAGGGAACTATaacagtatgaaaaaaaatgcatgaaTTCAAAGCATAGCAGAACAAACACAgaggaaaatttgaaaagagaaTTCTGAATACCAATTGATTGCTAGCCCAACGTTCATAATAATGAGTGTATCTCTCCAGAGAATTCTTTGccatttctcttcttctctcagTTTCATCATACTACAAACAACAATACAAACTCTTagaacagaagaaaaagaaaactagtCTTCCAAAAGGCAAATAAGAAGAACAAATTCTCAGAATCAGCAAAAAGAAACAGTAAAATCCTTACAACTCCCTCTTGCTTAGCTGCTTCATAGCGGTTACAAGCATAGAAACCACCTGTCCTCTCACCATGATCTGACCATGCACCAAGGCACAGCCTGCATGATACATATAATTCATTTAGAACCAGATAACCAAACTTAACAGTATAAGAACataagcaaaagaaaagttcCCTCCAACAATATTTCTATTCTCAATCAGAATGATACAATGCTATTCTTCATTAATCAGATATGTTTTCAAACAGCTATCAATTTCcatgaaaggaaataaaaaaaatggaagcaGAAAGCATACcagcaaaattcaaatttgcaAGGTGGTGTGCACGTCATGTGCATGCACCCTTGGTTTTTTTCAATAGGTCGCTTACACTTTGGACATGGCTTGGAATTGGCTAGTATCCTGAGTGCCATCAACAAAAGTTAGGACAGAACAACAGATATATGAAGTAACAAGAATCCACTCAATTCCCATAAATATGTTAAGAAACGGTTGTCTTTAAGAGTGTATCACAAATTACTGGACACCAATCATGCTTGCACTTTGCACCACTTGATTCAACATTATTCATGAATATACATTCGTATTTAtgaatgcaattttttttttttaaaagccaCCAAGAAAAAGATTACTGGACACTGATCATGCTTGCACTTTGCACCACTCAATTCAACATCATTAATGAATATACATTCGTACTTTTTCATATAACCTATTAATgcaattcaaaaaatatatatatattccaccaagaaaaagattactaatactaataaataaaaataacgaTAATAATAAATCTGTtaccttgaaaaaaaaataaaaatattaatatgaatatgaataaTAGCTAAAGAATGAGTACTCTAATTTCAAATCCTATTAACAAGCTAGTTTACTTTAATCTGCCGCAACCTGCCATAACCAAATAGTCAAATACTTCTCAGTGGCCTTTACATGCATATCCaatatttcaaaaaagaatccaaatcttcaaaataaaatttcaatgtaCACCTTAAAAAAAGACGGAATCAGTCCACTGACTGTAACAGTCTGTTCAAAGACtcgacaaaaataaattatgttcAAATGGGCCCCAATTCTCAACATGCAAACACTGCATGGATCGGTTTTACAAAGTTGTTTCATGTGCCACTAGTCAAAGACCATGCAGGAAGACTTAATGATAGATATGACAAAACCCGTAGGAACAAACTCTAAGAGAAAAACTTTGATAGGTCTTCAGATGCTAGACACACTAACCTATGTAAACATATGTACCTCACACCATGTGATAAAGCCTAttttttatcaaagaaaatagTCTGAAGAAGTGAAATAAAGAAACCACTACGGTAGCTAATAGGGTTCATGCAAACATCCTTTTCCAAATGCAACAAAAGGTAGGTTTTCCACCATATTGCattcccaaaaatttcagGCACATGGTTTACTTCCTTAACTTTACCCCAGGAATAATGAAAGAGTTCACTTGAAAAGATATATAGAAGATAATCACATCAATATCATTGCATGTCAAAAGCAGTTGCAGTGATCAACACAGtacaccaaaataaataaaaatataaggaTGTAGTTGATGAATACGAAGGTTAGAGAGACTTcatggaaaaaaataacagTACACCCTAATTGATAGGCACATAATAAAGCAGTACGCTAGTCAGTTACCAACTATAAACTGTTTAAAAGAATGCAGCATAAAACATACCATGCAAACAATCAGAAAGCCAATACATATATCAAAAGAGAAATCCACGATGTGAACCCACAAGATAGAATTTTAGATgctaaaagaaaatacaaaccaGTTCATGTTTTCAGACTCAGCACTGTTCTTCATAATCCACTTTGACACAGTGCTACAGTCCACAGGACGATGAGCTTCCTCCGTACACTGCAGATTCAAAACAAACCGTGACTCATCTGGTATATACAAGTTTTCGCTAAGGCATCAATCAAATActaaaaattacaataaataaCTTACATTCCAGCAAAAGCCATAGGAGCAGAGGCAAGAAACATCATAATTTTCATCATCACCAACAAAATTAACAGCATATTCACAACCCGGAGCAGGACACCACTTGGTCtagcaacaagaagaagaattaaaagaaaaggtgaGAAGAATGGTAAATATCAAAGGAAAACATGATATTCATATAGTTCTTCACTCCACCACACATGACTAATGGACTGGACACACCATCGTACCATAAAAATGCAAGCGTAATAGACAGAACATGCAGACGCGCACACGGCCAAACATACACAAGGAGTAattgaaaggaaagaaaacatTAATTCGTTTCTCAAATTGAGTTTGAGTATAAGAATTGAAATCATCAATCTTCACACATACTGAGAACCACACACAGGTATCACCATTTTTAATATGACTCTTTTATCATGATAACAAAGTATTCCAAGCCAAAAGGCAGTAATAATTAGagataaaaatttcaaaaagttGATCTATTAAGATGTACTCGATGATActattatgaaaaatataatctTGCAAGGACGTTTATGAATGTTTATATTGTCAACaatcaaaattatttcaaatcttgcataaaagaaaacagttTCAGATTTATTGTACAACTTTAGGTTTTCATTATCTGTTCATCTCTATATACACAAATGAAAAACTGCTTTTGaaacttttataaacttaaaactaCAGCTAAAGAAGTGAAAGAACACAGGCAAGACAATACAAAAACTCCACATCACTCCTCTAGACTTACGAAATTTCAAAGAATATACAAAAGTACTCCAACTTTTGGTCGTCTAATACTGGTAATATGAAGTCCACAGAATTAAAGGCTGATTAATGCTCCATATATAATAATCAATTGCAACATATACCTTCTTGTTGTTTTCTATATAAGACCGAAGAAGGTACCGAGAGTACTTCCGGTTATCTTCATCAGAGACCAACATAGTGATCATATCTTGACCGACAGCAGCACCACATGATGGATCAGGACATCTCAGTATTAAACATCCAGGACCATCGCCAATGGACGTTCTAATGTAGCCTAtgagaagaacaaaaaagaaaaaaatcatatccTGAAAACCATAAAGCATGGCaatggaaagaaagaaagataatCATAACAAGAAATACATTAGCATGGGATTAAAAAACTATGGATGTTCAGAAAATGGTGGAAAGAATGGCAAAAAAGTAGTtgtaagaaataatttttttatacaaataatcaGTGTTACTTTTTGTGGAGGGGAAGAGGGGTTAAGGGAAATTTTctaaaactaaacaaataaaGGCAGCTTAAAACATGAAGGAGACTTGCAATTCCAAGGTCACATTCTACATATTCAGAGCTTAAGATGCAAGTTTCTTGTATCTCAGTCAGAAActaggtttttttaaaaatagcaTATGTAACAAACCTTCCCAGCATGCACAACAAAAAGGATGACCACATGCAGCTGATCTGATGCTACTGCGGTGAAAGGCTTCAAAACAGATCCCACAGGTAAGCTGCACAACAAgatttttagttatatgatGGTGTACAAAGACATGAACagatcaaaaacaaaacagttaCCAGAAAACCAATAAAACTCTAATTTCCAAATGCATATATTACAGCTTACTTCTCTTGAACTGGTGAGCTGAATCACTGGCTTTTTTAACAAGCCAAAAGTTTTTCGCACTTTATCTTCATCAGCAAACCATGCTTCATGCACTTCACTAACACTCCTGCCATACAAAACCTTTTTCAGATAAATAACTTACAAAAGAGGGGGAGAAGGTGACATCAATGGTCCTATCAATTTCAGAaactcttattttcttttccaccaAAGAGTGATGATGTGCCATATAGAATGGGACGAAGTTTTACCCTCCTCTTTTGGAGAGAGGGTGCCAATTGGCTAGGATCCCCAGTAATAGCTCACATGTTACTGTATTCAATCCGAACACAACATAAAGTTCTAAAGAACTGttcaattaaaaattacaACTCTACATATCATGAGAAACTAAGCATATCAAAAGAGATAAATGagtaaaaaaatgtaataccAATTATAGTAACGAAGTAAAATGCTTGAAGCAGCTCTTGATATGGAAAGCACAGTAGATACACTTGTAATATCTTCTTCCTGACGCTGCTTTATATCTGATTCCTTCAAGATGATAAAATTATtctggaggaaaaaaaaaaaggacaaacaTTTCACTTGGATGAAATCAATAAGAGCACTATAAATAAGCAACAGAACCACAGCTCCACCACAACTTGATTTCAAGTTTACATGATATGCATATAAAAGCTCCTCAAATTGAATGGACAAATCTCTTCCAACTACAAGATtttatattcaatttcatattgCATACATACACATCTGAAAAAGTGGTTCCTTGGAAACAATGAAGTAAGAATTCAGTTCATCAAGAATGCCTCTTGTTCAGAGACAAAAGGCTTCAGCATGAGGCGGACAAAGTGGATTCAAGAATGCTTAAAATCTGTAAATCTCCCAGTAATGATCTTAAGACAAGGCAGCCACTTTTTGATCTCTTTACTGGCGTTGCAGGGTTAAATGGTATCAAGTGGTGAGGATGAGCCGATATTCTTTAATTGG
The window above is part of the Prunus dulcis chromosome 1, ALMONDv2, whole genome shotgun sequence genome. Proteins encoded here:
- the LOC117629202 gene encoding probable E3 ubiquitin-protein ligase ARI7 — its product is MDSEDDMHDANDVESMDDDEGFYSDEMGMDYYGSDDDVDVDFGEDNEGIKRIEASRAENNFIILKESDIKQRQEEDITSVSTVLSISRAASSILLRYYNWSVSEVHEAWFADEDKVRKTFGLLKKPVIQLTSSRELTCGICFEAFHRSSIRSAACGHPFCCACWEGYIRTSIGDGPGCLILRCPDPSCGAAVGQDMITMLVSDEDNRKYSRYLLRSYIENNKKTKWCPAPGCEYAVNFVGDDENYDVSCLCSYGFCWNCTEEAHRPVDCSTVSKWIMKNSAESENMNWILANSKPCPKCKRPIEKNQGCMHMTCTPPCKFEFCWLCLGAWSDHGERTGGFYACNRYEAAKQEGVYDETERRREMAKNSLERYTHYYERWASNQLSRQKALADLHQMRTVHMEKLSDIQREPESQLKFITDAWQQIVECRRVLKWTYAYGYYLPEHEHAKRQFFEYLQGEAESGLERLHQCAEKELQQFLSADGPSKEFIDFHTKLAGLTGVTKNYFENLVSALENGLSDVDSQATCSGSSSKNGGSSKAKGGKGKGTSRAGGSSKNVDSTGMWTCEYCTYANSKHSTTCHMCHHQRR